One Halomonas sp. M4R1S46 genomic window carries:
- the ectB gene encoding diaminobutyrate--2-oxoglutarate transaminase: MQTQTLERMESDVRTYSRSFPVVFTKAQNARLTDEDGREYIDFLAGAGTLNYGHNNPHIKQALVDYLASDGIVHGLDFWTAAKRDYLETLEEVILKPRGLEYKVHFPGPTGTNAVEAAIRLARVAKGRHNIVTFTNGFHGVTMGALATTGNRKFREATGGIPTQGASFLPFDGYLGEGTDTLDYFEKLLGDQSGGLDVPAAVIVETVQGEGGINVSGLEWLKRLEGICRAHDILLIVDDIQAGCGRTGKFFSFEHAGVTPDIVTNSKSLSGFGLPFAHVLMRPELDKWKPGQYNGTFRGFNLAFTTAAATLRKYWSDDSFERDVQRKGRVVADRFQKIAAWLSEQGIEASERGRGLMRGIDVGSGDIADKITAKAFENGLVIETSGQDGEVVKCLCPLTITDEDLLEGLDILEASAKQALS; this comes from the coding sequence ATGCAGACCCAGACCCTCGAACGCATGGAATCCGATGTCCGGACCTATTCACGCTCCTTTCCGGTCGTCTTCACCAAGGCGCAGAATGCCCGCCTGACCGACGAGGACGGTCGCGAGTACATCGATTTCCTGGCCGGCGCCGGGACCCTCAACTACGGCCACAACAACCCGCACATCAAGCAGGCGCTGGTCGACTACCTGGCCTCCGACGGCATCGTCCACGGGCTGGACTTCTGGACCGCGGCCAAGCGTGACTACCTCGAGACCCTGGAGGAGGTGATCCTCAAGCCGCGGGGCCTGGAGTACAAGGTCCACTTCCCGGGGCCGACCGGCACCAACGCCGTCGAGGCGGCGATCCGTCTGGCCCGCGTGGCCAAGGGCCGTCACAACATCGTGACCTTCACCAACGGCTTCCACGGCGTGACCATGGGGGCGCTGGCCACCACCGGCAATCGCAAGTTCCGCGAGGCCACCGGCGGCATCCCGACCCAGGGCGCCTCCTTCCTGCCGTTCGACGGTTACCTGGGCGAGGGCACCGACACCCTGGACTACTTCGAGAAGCTGCTCGGCGACCAGTCCGGTGGCCTCGACGTGCCGGCCGCGGTCATCGTCGAGACGGTGCAGGGCGAGGGCGGTATCAACGTCTCCGGCCTGGAGTGGCTCAAGCGCCTGGAAGGCATCTGCCGGGCCCATGACATCCTGTTGATCGTCGATGACATCCAGGCCGGCTGCGGCCGTACCGGCAAGTTCTTCAGCTTCGAGCATGCCGGCGTCACCCCGGACATCGTCACCAATTCCAAGTCGCTGTCCGGCTTCGGGCTGCCCTTTGCCCACGTGCTGATGCGCCCCGAGCTCGACAAGTGGAAGCCCGGCCAGTACAACGGCACCTTCCGCGGCTTCAACCTGGCCTTCACCACCGCCGCGGCCACCCTGCGCAAGTACTGGAGCGACGACAGCTTCGAGCGCGATGTCCAGCGCAAGGGCCGCGTGGTCGCCGACCGCTTCCAGAAGATCGCCGCCTGGCTCTCGGAGCAGGGCATCGAGGCCTCCGAGCGAGGCCGTGGGCTGATGCGCGGCATCGACGTGGGCTCCGGTGACATCGCCGACAAGATCACCGCCAAGGCCTTCGAGAACGGCCTGGTCATCGAGACCAGCGGCCAGGACGGTGAGGTGGTCAAGTGCCTGTGCCCGCTGACCATCACCGACGAGGATCTCCTCGAGGGGCTCGACATCCTGGAGGCCAGCGCCAAGCAGGCCCTCAGCTGA
- a CDS encoding ectoine synthase — protein MIVRNLEVARETDRLVTAENGNWDSTRLSLADDGGNCSFHITRIYAGTETHIHYKHHFEAVYCIEGDGEVETLADGKIWPIKPGDIYILDQHDEHLLRAYKTMHLACVFTPGLTGREVHREDGSYAPPVHEEADDEKPL, from the coding sequence ATGATCGTTCGCAACCTCGAAGTCGCCCGCGAGACCGACCGTCTGGTCACCGCCGAAAACGGCAACTGGGACAGCACCCGTCTGTCGCTGGCCGACGACGGCGGCAACTGTTCCTTCCACATCACCCGTATCTATGCCGGCACCGAGACCCATATCCACTACAAGCATCACTTCGAGGCGGTCTACTGCATCGAGGGCGATGGCGAGGTGGAGACCCTGGCCGACGGCAAGATCTGGCCGATCAAGCCGGGCGACATCTATATCCTCGACCAGCACGACGAGCACCTGCTGCGGGCGTACAAGACCATGCACCTCGCCTGCGTGTTCACCCCGGGGCTGACCGGCAGGGAGGTCCATCGCGAGGATGGCTCCTATGCGCCGCCGGTCCACGAGGAAGCCGACGACGAGAAGCCGCTCTAA
- a CDS encoding tyrosine-type recombinase/integrase, which produces MSGFHEDDRDSDGRLAPSAPPASAGPAGGRKPTQRHRPHLPAAHQHRPGAVDASRPVMRIAPTPIPRLENPAHVHLQTQNSPSGARSKLYLLNNMARLFGAEDYEHLVWHDLRAPVVHFILAHLREAGYKASTRNAYLAALKGTAKESWAMEVMSPDTFERIRAIRPASNPGKPKGRAHDIATLRGLIQASASDGTPTARRNALIITFMASLGIRREEVTRIRVPRDIDFRTREIHIHGKGNKERLVVPPEPVWRALLDYLETERGYANGALFCPYWNNRATPVIGENGLTLGVINYVLGKARRRCAELLGEAVTPHDLRRSFATFMHEQGMSIRELQVLLGHANSATTEAYVRDEKDAYRHKAADLARGLF; this is translated from the coding sequence ATGAGCGGGTTCCACGAGGACGATCGAGACAGCGACGGGCGTCTGGCCCCGTCGGCACCGCCGGCTTCCGCCGGGCCGGCCGGCGGTCGCAAGCCGACGCAGCGACACCGCCCGCATCTGCCGGCCGCTCACCAGCATCGGCCCGGGGCCGTCGATGCCTCGCGTCCCGTGATGCGCATCGCGCCGACGCCCATCCCCCGGCTCGAGAATCCCGCCCACGTCCACCTGCAGACACAGAACTCCCCTTCCGGCGCCCGCAGCAAGCTCTACCTGCTCAACAACATGGCTCGCCTGTTCGGCGCCGAGGACTATGAACATCTCGTCTGGCACGACCTCCGGGCGCCGGTGGTCCACTTCATCCTCGCCCACCTGCGGGAGGCGGGCTACAAGGCGAGCACCCGCAACGCCTACCTGGCCGCCCTGAAAGGCACCGCGAAGGAATCCTGGGCGATGGAGGTCATGTCGCCCGACACCTTCGAGAGGATCCGGGCGATCCGGCCGGCCAGCAATCCCGGCAAGCCCAAGGGGCGCGCCCACGATATCGCGACCCTGCGTGGCCTGATCCAGGCGTCGGCCTCCGACGGCACCCCGACCGCCCGACGCAATGCGCTGATCATCACCTTCATGGCCTCCCTGGGCATTCGCCGGGAGGAAGTCACCAGGATACGGGTTCCCCGGGATATCGATTTCCGGACCCGGGAGATCCATATCCACGGGAAAGGCAACAAGGAGCGCCTCGTGGTGCCGCCGGAGCCGGTCTGGCGGGCGCTGCTCGACTACCTGGAGACCGAGCGAGGCTACGCCAACGGCGCCCTCTTCTGCCCCTACTGGAACAACCGCGCGACCCCGGTCATCGGCGAGAACGGCCTGACCCTCGGCGTGATCAACTACGTGCTGGGCAAGGCGAGACGGCGCTGTGCCGAACTGCTGGGAGAGGCGGTCACACCGCATGACCTGCGCCGCAGCTTCGCCACCTTCATGCATGAGCAGGGCATGTCGATACGCGAGCTGCAGGTGCTGCTGGGCCACGCCAACTCCGCGACCACCGAGGCCTACGTGCGGGACGAGAAGGACGCCTATCGCCACAAGGCCGCCGACCTGGCCAGGGGCCTGTTCTAG
- a CDS encoding ATP-dependent zinc protease: MPADRPDPPEPLTPPAFEARIDHLEEALSARCDARLETLAQHRQQQQRLTTDVREVGSLLRRLREDVAGLSADAAESPMVADCPAGDERLANKALLGRSEWIGLPSVGTYLEARIDSGANTSSLSATEITSFERDGEDWVRFKLGLNDEDGAVDAVRDDWIEAPVERRVRIVQANGEQSRPVISLLMTLGSIRETVEFTLTDRIPLDYPVLLGRRFLMDIAVVDVAREHIHERPSFPDDGPATEDGANDPDGDAEQDTGSASP; this comes from the coding sequence GTGCCTGCGGATCGCCCCGACCCACCCGAGCCCCTGACCCCGCCGGCCTTCGAGGCGCGTATCGACCACCTCGAGGAGGCCCTGTCGGCACGCTGCGATGCCCGGCTTGAGACGCTCGCCCAGCATCGTCAGCAGCAACAGCGGCTGACCACCGATGTCCGCGAAGTGGGAAGCCTGTTGCGCCGCCTCCGCGAGGATGTCGCGGGTCTGAGCGCCGATGCCGCCGAGTCGCCGATGGTCGCCGACTGCCCGGCCGGCGATGAGCGCCTGGCCAACAAGGCGCTGCTGGGACGCTCCGAATGGATCGGACTCCCCAGCGTCGGCACCTATCTCGAGGCGCGCATCGATTCCGGCGCCAACACCTCGTCGCTGTCGGCTACCGAGATCACCTCCTTCGAGCGTGACGGCGAGGATTGGGTCCGCTTCAAGCTGGGGCTGAACGACGAGGATGGCGCGGTCGACGCCGTGCGCGATGACTGGATCGAGGCCCCGGTGGAACGCCGCGTGCGGATCGTCCAGGCCAATGGCGAGCAGTCGCGCCCGGTCATCAGCCTGCTGATGACCCTGGGGTCGATCCGCGAGACCGTCGAGTTCACCCTGACCGATCGCATCCCCCTGGACTACCCCGTGTTGCTGGGCCGTCGCTTCCTGATGGACATCGCCGTGGTCGACGTGGCCCGGGAGCATATCCACGAGCGCCCCAGCTTTCCCGACGATGGCCCGGCAACGGAAGACGGCGCCAACGACCCCGACGGTGATGCCGAGCAGGACACCGGCTCCGCCTCACCCTGA
- a CDS encoding inactive transglutaminase family protein produces MSRLPFYLVVALLLVIGIGMSVHRHVEFEVPWTPGEQRQVWEIEAQVNFRADGGPAKVEMALPSTQDGYRVLTEHTASPGYGLSFLEENGSRRAQWSIREARGPQQLYYSAQLLVAPQARDADRPTPKPLPAVVWERPYDTAASEVIERAWSRSSDPFTFTRELIGDFTEDRQSENTRLLLTQFDRVPLLVRLLNQAGVAAREVNGLMLEHGRRRQSLTSWIQVYDGDEQALFNPGDGAQGRPDNLLLWEASGQSVLEVQGGTNSRVTFSMLSRNQPAAAAVRSQLARGSDTLLNFSIHSLPLEEQALFQTILLLPIGALVVVLLRVLVGIKTSGTFMPVLIALAFIQTTLVTGLVGFLLVVAVGLVIRNYLSYLNLLLVARVTAVIITVIAIISLFSVLSYRFGLNAGLQITFFPMIILSWTIERMSILWEEEGPKEVLIQGGGSLLTAVLAYLAMNNPWIRHITFNFLGVQLILMALILLLGNYTGYRLLELRRFKPVTED; encoded by the coding sequence ATGTCCCGACTGCCCTTCTATCTGGTCGTCGCCCTCCTGCTCGTCATCGGCATCGGCATGAGCGTGCATCGCCATGTCGAATTCGAAGTGCCCTGGACGCCCGGTGAACAGCGCCAGGTGTGGGAGATCGAGGCACAGGTCAACTTCCGCGCCGATGGCGGCCCCGCCAAGGTGGAAATGGCCCTGCCCTCCACCCAGGACGGCTACCGCGTGCTCACCGAGCATACCGCCTCGCCGGGCTACGGGCTCAGCTTCCTCGAGGAGAACGGCAGCCGTCGTGCCCAGTGGTCGATCCGCGAGGCGCGCGGCCCCCAGCAGCTCTACTACAGCGCCCAGCTGTTGGTCGCCCCCCAGGCACGGGATGCCGACCGGCCGACGCCGAAGCCCCTGCCGGCGGTGGTCTGGGAGCGTCCCTACGATACGGCGGCCAGCGAGGTCATCGAACGCGCCTGGTCGCGCAGCTCCGACCCGTTCACCTTCACCCGGGAGCTGATCGGCGACTTCACCGAGGACCGCCAGAGCGAGAACACCCGGCTGCTGCTGACCCAGTTCGATCGCGTGCCACTGCTGGTGCGCCTGCTCAACCAGGCCGGCGTGGCGGCCCGCGAGGTGAATGGCCTGATGCTCGAGCATGGGCGCCGCCGACAGAGCCTGACCTCCTGGATCCAGGTTTATGACGGCGACGAGCAGGCGCTGTTCAACCCTGGCGATGGCGCCCAGGGCCGGCCGGACAACCTGCTGCTGTGGGAGGCCTCGGGGCAGTCGGTGCTCGAGGTCCAGGGGGGCACCAACTCGCGGGTGACCTTCTCCATGCTCTCCCGCAACCAGCCCGCCGCCGCCGCCGTGCGCAGCCAGCTGGCCAGGGGCTCCGACACCCTGCTCAACTTCTCGATCCACAGCCTGCCCCTGGAGGAACAGGCGCTGTTCCAGACCATCCTGTTGTTGCCGATCGGCGCCCTGGTGGTGGTCCTGCTGCGGGTCCTGGTGGGCATCAAGACCTCGGGCACCTTCATGCCGGTGCTGATCGCCCTGGCGTTCATCCAGACCACCCTGGTGACCGGGCTCGTCGGCTTCCTGCTGGTCGTGGCGGTGGGGCTGGTGATCCGCAACTATCTGTCCTACCTGAACCTGTTGCTGGTGGCGCGAGTGACGGCGGTGATCATCACGGTCATCGCCATCATCTCGCTGTTCTCGGTGCTGTCCTATCGCTTCGGGCTGAATGCGGGACTGCAGATCACCTTCTTCCCGATGATCATCCTGTCCTGGACGATCGAGCGCATGTCGATCCTCTGGGAAGAGGAAGGCCCCAAGGAGGTGCTGATCCAGGGGGGCGGCAGCCTGCTCACCGCGGTGCTCGCCTACCTGGCCATGAACAATCCCTGGATTCGCCATATCACCTTCAACTTCCTGGGGGTGCAACTGATCCTGATGGCGCTGATCCTGCTGCTCGGCAACTACACCGGGTACCGCCTGCTCGAGTTGCGCCGCTTCAAGCCGGTGACGGAGGACTGA
- a CDS encoding alpha-L-glutamate ligase-like protein, producing MWTSPGRLKAKGIIGMNRRNIRYIGRYNDRRLYPLVDDKLKTKLLAQQYAITTPALIGTVTTQFGVKHIREMLTGHTGFVIKPAKGSGGKGILVVERVDGGDYIKPSGSRLSLEDVERHASNILSGLYSLGGSPDVALIESLINFDETFGEYTYEGVPDIRVIVFKGYPVMAMMRLSTAASDGKANLHQGAVGVGIDIATGTAIRGVQFDRSRHDHPDTGHELASLCIPGWQTLLLLAASCYEMTSLGYLGTDMVLDRDHGPMLLELNARPGLAIQMANGEGLRPRLDLIEQQPEGIGVEERVAFAQRHFARRSELATTEEPPVAISSA from the coding sequence ATGTGGACCTCTCCCGGCCGCCTGAAGGCCAAGGGCATCATCGGCATGAATCGCCGCAACATCCGCTATATCGGTCGCTACAACGACCGGCGCCTGTATCCGCTGGTCGACGACAAGCTGAAGACCAAGCTGCTGGCCCAGCAGTACGCGATCACCACCCCAGCCCTGATCGGCACCGTGACCACCCAGTTCGGCGTCAAGCACATCCGCGAGATGCTCACCGGACACACCGGCTTCGTGATCAAGCCGGCCAAGGGCAGCGGCGGCAAGGGGATCCTGGTCGTCGAGCGGGTCGACGGGGGCGATTACATCAAGCCCAGCGGCAGCCGGCTGTCCCTGGAGGACGTCGAGCGGCATGCCTCCAACATCCTGTCCGGCCTCTACTCCCTGGGCGGGTCGCCCGACGTGGCGCTGATCGAGTCGCTGATCAACTTCGACGAGACCTTCGGCGAGTACACCTATGAGGGCGTGCCCGACATCCGCGTCATCGTCTTCAAGGGCTATCCGGTGATGGCCATGATGCGGTTGTCCACCGCCGCCTCGGACGGCAAGGCGAACCTCCACCAGGGGGCGGTGGGCGTGGGGATCGACATCGCCACCGGCACCGCCATCCGCGGGGTCCAGTTCGACCGGTCCCGCCACGACCATCCGGACACCGGCCACGAGCTGGCCAGCCTGTGCATCCCCGGCTGGCAGACCCTGCTGCTGCTGGCGGCGAGCTGCTACGAGATGACCTCGCTGGGCTATCTGGGCACCGACATGGTGCTGGATCGTGACCATGGTCCCATGCTGCTCGAGCTCAATGCCCGCCCCGGCCTGGCGATCCAGATGGCCAACGGCGAGGGGCTCCGTCCGCGGCTCGACCTCATCGAGCAGCAGCCCGAAGGCATCGGCGTCGAGGAACGGGTGGCCTTCGCCCAGCGCCACTTCGCCCGCCGCAGCGAACTCGCCACCACCGAGGAGCCGCCGGTGGCCATCTCCAGCGCCTGA
- a CDS encoding Fur family transcriptional regulator, translating to MTDSRALMHQAERQCRRRGVRFTPIRQRVLQMIADTRGGLKAYDLLDRLATEHAAARPPTVYRALEFLIDQGLVHRIESLNAYVACPCPEHAHGFQLLICRDCGRVEELHLDDINEQLGARARELGFVVQRQTIELLGQCDSCRSAAEAL from the coding sequence ATGACCGATTCCCGCGCCCTGATGCACCAGGCCGAGCGACAGTGCCGCCGCCGCGGCGTGCGCTTCACCCCCATCCGCCAGCGGGTGCTGCAGATGATCGCGGACACCCGCGGCGGCCTCAAGGCCTACGACCTGCTGGATCGCCTGGCCACGGAGCATGCCGCGGCACGGCCGCCCACGGTGTATCGCGCCCTGGAGTTCCTGATCGACCAGGGCCTGGTACATCGCATCGAGTCGCTCAATGCCTATGTCGCCTGCCCCTGCCCCGAGCATGCCCACGGCTTCCAGTTGCTGATCTGCCGCGACTGCGGCCGCGTCGAGGAACTGCACCTGGACGACATCAACGAGCAGCTGGGCGCCCGGGCCCGGGAGCTGGGCTTCGTCGTCCAGCGCCAGACCATCGAGCTGCTCGGCCAGTGCGATAGCTGCCGCTCGGCCGCCGAGGCCCTCTGA
- the hisI gene encoding phosphoribosyl-AMP cyclohydrolase, with product MSDTFKALEGAARDSRHPLAEILAAIRFNADGLIPAIAQQHDSGEVLMMAWMNREALEETLRSGRVCYWSRSRGKLWRKGESSGQQQHLRAAALDCDGDTLLLQVDQTGPACHSGRRSCFYVALEGDQARVTSAPLVDPATLYGAGTPR from the coding sequence ATGTCCGATACCTTCAAGGCGCTGGAAGGCGCCGCCCGTGACAGCCGCCACCCGTTGGCCGAGATCCTCGCCGCCATCCGTTTCAATGCCGACGGGCTGATTCCGGCCATCGCCCAGCAGCATGACAGTGGCGAGGTGCTGATGATGGCCTGGATGAACCGCGAGGCCCTGGAGGAGACCCTGCGCAGCGGTCGGGTCTGCTACTGGTCGCGCTCGCGCGGCAAGCTGTGGCGCAAGGGGGAGTCGTCCGGCCAGCAGCAGCACCTGCGAGCCGCGGCCCTGGATTGCGATGGCGATACCCTGCTGCTGCAGGTGGACCAGACGGGGCCGGCCTGTCACAGCGGCCGGCGCAGCTGCTTCTACGTGGCCCTCGAGGGCGACCAGGCGCGGGTGACCAGCGCCCCGCTGGTCGATCCCGCGACCCTCTACGGCGCCGGGACGCCTCGCTGA
- the yidD gene encoding membrane protein insertion efficiency factor YidD, producing the protein MASRHDRGAMGWLGRAMLGLLRGYQLLLSPLLGPRCRYWPSCSHYAMEAIRVHGPGRGGWLALRRILRCHPGCPGGIDPVPGGPSEALCRDDPELDEHFRCRARPGRTD; encoded by the coding sequence ATGGCGTCGCGGCATGATCGGGGCGCCATGGGCTGGCTCGGTCGGGCGATGCTCGGGCTGCTGCGAGGCTATCAGCTGCTCCTGAGCCCCCTGCTCGGCCCGCGCTGCCGCTACTGGCCGAGCTGCTCGCACTACGCCATGGAGGCCATCCGGGTGCACGGCCCGGGCCGCGGCGGCTGGCTGGCCCTGCGCCGGATCCTGCGCTGTCACCCGGGCTGCCCCGGGGGAATCGACCCCGTCCCGGGCGGGCCCAGCGAAGCGCTGTGCCGCGACGACCCCGAGCTCGACGAGCACTTTCGCTGCCGCGCCCGGCCGGGGCGCACGGACTGA
- a CDS encoding DJ-1/PfpI family protein, whose translation MSGKRILMLCGDFAEDYETMVPFQALQAVGHRVDAVCPDKRPGDTVATAIHDFEGDQTYTEKPGHRFALNASFEEVDPAAYDGLVIPGGRAPEYLRLDARVIEIVRHFFTADKPVAAVCHGVQLLAAARVLEGRRCSAYPACRPEVELAGGHYADIAVDAAVTDGNLVTAPAWPAHPAWLAQYLERLGTRIGHA comes from the coding sequence ATGTCCGGCAAGCGAATCCTGATGCTCTGCGGCGATTTCGCCGAAGACTACGAGACCATGGTCCCCTTCCAGGCCCTCCAGGCCGTGGGACATCGCGTCGACGCGGTCTGCCCCGACAAGCGCCCCGGCGACACCGTGGCCACGGCGATCCACGACTTCGAGGGCGACCAGACCTACACCGAGAAACCGGGCCATCGCTTCGCCCTGAATGCCAGCTTCGAGGAGGTCGACCCGGCCGCCTACGATGGCCTGGTGATTCCTGGCGGGCGAGCGCCCGAGTACCTGCGTCTCGATGCCCGGGTGATCGAGATCGTGCGGCACTTCTTCACGGCGGACAAGCCCGTGGCGGCCGTCTGCCACGGCGTCCAGCTGCTCGCCGCCGCCCGGGTGCTGGAGGGGCGGCGCTGCTCCGCCTACCCGGCCTGTCGCCCCGAGGTGGAGCTCGCCGGTGGCCACTATGCCGATATCGCCGTGGACGCGGCGGTGACCGACGGCAACCTGGTCACCGCGCCGGCCTGGCCGGCCCATCCCGCCTGGCTCGCCCAGTACCTCGAGCGGCTCGGCACCCGCATCGGCCACGCCTGA
- a CDS encoding ribbon-helix-helix domain-containing protein, whose amino-acid sequence MCKLFTGADPALWESQTRSMRLDGVSTSVRLEGFFWGVLEEIGRRDDLGLSQLLTRLSREWIESGRDVDNFASFLRVCCGRYYALQLAGEVPPRQDAPIADLDAEAILARERRRRHGASAARQAEAASCSATR is encoded by the coding sequence ATGTGCAAGCTATTCACCGGCGCCGACCCCGCCCTGTGGGAGTCGCAGACGCGCTCCATGCGACTCGACGGGGTGAGCACCAGCGTGCGCCTCGAGGGATTCTTCTGGGGCGTGCTCGAGGAGATCGGCCGCCGCGACGACCTGGGGCTGAGCCAGCTGCTCACCCGGCTCTCCCGGGAATGGATCGAGTCGGGACGCGACGTCGATAACTTCGCGTCCTTCCTGCGCGTCTGTTGTGGGCGCTACTACGCCCTGCAGCTCGCCGGGGAGGTGCCGCCCCGCCAGGACGCCCCCATCGCCGACCTGGATGCCGAGGCCATCCTGGCCAGGGAGCGCCGCCGTCGCCACGGCGCGAGCGCGGCCCGTCAGGCCGAGGCCGCTTCCTGCTCGGCCACGCGGTAG
- a CDS encoding SufE family protein, with translation MSTETTAEQAQQELLDEFEMFDNWMDRYQYIIDMGKQLPAFPDEWKVAELKIQGCQSNVWMHHARQGDRLHFQAISDAAIVSGLIAVLMRIYNDQRPEDIRATSPHFLKDLGLDKHLSPTRSNGLNAMLERIYRVAEQEAASA, from the coding sequence ATGAGCACAGAGACCACCGCCGAACAGGCCCAGCAGGAGCTGCTGGACGAGTTCGAGATGTTCGACAACTGGATGGATCGCTACCAGTACATCATCGACATGGGCAAGCAGCTGCCGGCCTTTCCCGACGAGTGGAAGGTCGCGGAGCTGAAGATCCAGGGCTGCCAGTCCAATGTCTGGATGCACCACGCGCGGCAGGGCGATCGCCTGCACTTCCAGGCGATCTCCGATGCGGCCATCGTCTCGGGGCTGATCGCCGTGCTGATGCGCATCTACAATGACCAGCGCCCCGAGGACATCCGCGCCACCAGCCCGCACTTCCTCAAGGACCTGGGCCTCGACAAGCACCTGTCGCCGACCCGCAGCAACGGCCTGAACGCCATGCTGGAGCGGATCTACCGCGTGGCCGAGCAGGAAGCGGCCTCGGCCTGA
- a CDS encoding tyrosine-type recombinase/integrase, giving the protein MSDSVIGQEMVQGLYETAPAVPAAPSAQGTSHIAARDDIEAVGLWLAEYRASPNTRRAYRREAERLLLWLATQNLGLAEVRRDHLDAFEAFLGDPQPRERWVGATRPRRDPRWRPFRGPLSPASRRQSLVILQGLFAWLAEAGWIAHNPFRLMRDKRRRLDNRQPRIERYLERPLWDWLWGWLDREPDAEATPRERFEAQRRRLAFGFAYLLAPRISEMAAARMSDFQRREGRWWWDVVGKGGKAARLPVPPDMMHLLGDWRGHLGLAPEPGPDEATPLLRGLDGRRGLGENRLYRLMRGVFDEAAGGLAAELGEAARREVAQLRRATPHWLRHTALTHQAQAGIELRYLAETARHARLDTTARYLHAEDAEWHRQQARHGLSGRVAGEGADEGGSRTL; this is encoded by the coding sequence ATGTCGGACTCCGTCATCGGGCAGGAGATGGTGCAGGGGCTGTACGAGACGGCGCCCGCCGTGCCGGCCGCGCCGTCCGCCCAGGGCACCAGCCATATCGCCGCCCGCGACGACATCGAGGCGGTGGGCCTGTGGCTCGCCGAGTACCGGGCCAGCCCCAATACCCGGCGCGCCTACCGTCGCGAGGCCGAGCGCCTGCTGCTGTGGCTGGCGACCCAGAACCTGGGGCTCGCCGAGGTGCGCCGCGACCATCTCGACGCCTTCGAGGCCTTCCTCGGCGACCCGCAGCCCCGGGAGCGCTGGGTGGGCGCGACGCGACCGCGTCGCGATCCTCGTTGGCGACCGTTCCGCGGCCCGCTGTCACCGGCCAGTCGCCGGCAGAGCCTGGTCATCCTGCAGGGGCTGTTCGCCTGGCTGGCCGAGGCGGGCTGGATCGCCCACAACCCCTTCCGGCTGATGCGCGACAAGCGGCGTCGCCTGGACAACCGTCAGCCGCGGATCGAGCGCTACCTGGAGCGCCCGCTGTGGGACTGGCTGTGGGGCTGGCTGGATCGCGAGCCGGATGCCGAGGCCACGCCACGGGAACGCTTCGAGGCACAGCGGCGCCGCCTGGCGTTCGGCTTCGCCTACCTGCTGGCCCCACGGATCTCGGAGATGGCGGCGGCCCGCATGAGCGACTTCCAGCGGCGCGAGGGGCGCTGGTGGTGGGACGTGGTGGGGAAGGGCGGCAAGGCGGCCCGCCTTCCGGTACCCCCGGACATGATGCACCTGCTCGGCGACTGGCGAGGCCACCTCGGCCTCGCCCCCGAGCCCGGGCCGGACGAGGCCACGCCGCTGCTGCGGGGGCTGGACGGTCGCCGCGGCCTGGGCGAGAACCGGCTGTACCGGCTGATGCGCGGTGTCTTCGACGAGGCGGCAGGGGGCCTGGCGGCCGAGCTCGGCGAGGCGGCGAGGCGGGAGGTGGCCCAGCTGCGACGGGCCACGCCCCACTGGCTCCGCCACACGGCCCTGACCCACCAGGCCCAGGCCGGGATCGAGTTGCGCTACCTGGCCGAGACGGCGCGCCATGCGCGGCTCGACACCACAGCGCGCTATCTCCATGCCGAGGACGCGGAGTGGCATCGCCAGCAGGCCCGGCACGGGCTGTCGGGCCGGGTGGCAGGCGAGGGGGCGGACGAGGGCGGCTCCCGGACGTTATAA